From the Xenorhabdus ishibashii genome, one window contains:
- a CDS encoding gamma carbonic anhydrase family protein — MSTVLRQYLNFYPQVGQKVLLDPSSVVIGDVRLADDVSIWPLVVIRGDVNYVLIGSRTNIQDGSVLHVTHKSPDNPNGLPLIIGEDVTVGHKVMLHGCKIGNRVLVGMGSILLDGVTIEDDVVIGAGSLVPPGKKLESGYLYVGSPARQIRKLKPEELEGLLYSANNYVIWKNNYLSAQYESKE; from the coding sequence ATGTCCACTGTTTTACGCCAATATCTAAATTTCTATCCTCAAGTTGGTCAAAAAGTTCTTTTAGACCCTTCTTCTGTTGTAATTGGGGATGTCAGATTGGCAGACGATGTCAGCATCTGGCCCCTTGTAGTTATCAGGGGGGATGTAAATTATGTCTTAATTGGCTCACGTACAAATATTCAAGATGGTTCTGTTCTGCATGTGACTCATAAATCACCTGATAATCCGAATGGCCTCCCCCTAATAATTGGCGAAGATGTCACCGTAGGTCATAAAGTAATGCTACATGGGTGTAAAATTGGAAATCGAGTCTTAGTTGGCATGGGGTCCATCTTACTTGATGGAGTAACTATTGAAGATGATGTTGTCATTGGAGCTGGTAGCCTAGTCCCTCCAGGCAAAAAATTAGAAAGTGGCTACCTGTACGTCGGTAGCCCTGCCAGACAAATAAGAAAACTCAAACCTGAAGAATTGGAAGGGCTACTTTATTCCGCTAATAATTACGTTATCTGGAAAAATAACTATTTATCAGCACAATACGAAAGCAAAGAGTAG
- a CDS encoding DUF1488 domain-containing protein — MNQSIQFPDREEWDEVENKVVFPAMVDGFLVECMISSDEIIERYGKDHHPLDLFRQHRWDLEDEFETVILSGHYDQFGHYSLLSYCADK, encoded by the coding sequence ATGAACCAATCAATTCAATTTCCTGATCGTGAAGAGTGGGATGAGGTAGAAAATAAGGTGGTATTCCCAGCAATGGTGGATGGTTTTCTGGTGGAATGTATGATTAGCTCTGATGAAATAATAGAGCGTTATGGTAAGGATCATCACCCACTCGATTTGTTTCGCCAACATCGCTGGGATTTAGAAGATGAGTTTGAAACAGTCATTTTGAGTGGGCATTATGATCAATTTGGACACTACTCTTTGCTTTCGTATTGTGCTGATAAATAG
- the aroE gene encoding shikimate dehydrogenase, translating into MDKFAVFGNPISHSKSPYIHRLFSEQTGIEHRYGKILAQGENFEQVLAHFFEQGGLGANITVPFKERAYKCSDELTERASICGAVNTLKRIEGNRLLGDNTDGMGLLVDLQRLKFLSQGQKILIIGAGGAAKGVLSPLLSLGCSVTITNRTFERAQIIANTFSLLGDIRAIEMSELGLITPDFDIIINATASGLDGQIPAISPLIFQNNSVCYDMYYQHGLTPFLTFAHQNGISRLADGLGMLVGQAAYSFELWHGVFPEIESVLTTLRRELHA; encoded by the coding sequence ATGGATAAATTCGCTGTTTTTGGTAATCCAATCTCACATAGTAAATCTCCCTATATTCATCGACTGTTTTCTGAACAAACAGGTATAGAACATCGGTATGGGAAAATACTTGCTCAGGGAGAAAACTTTGAACAAGTCTTAGCTCATTTTTTCGAGCAAGGGGGATTAGGAGCGAATATCACTGTTCCTTTCAAAGAGAGGGCTTATAAATGTTCAGATGAATTGACTGAGCGGGCGAGTATCTGTGGAGCAGTGAATACATTAAAACGGATAGAGGGAAACCGACTGCTTGGTGATAACACTGATGGAATGGGATTATTGGTAGATTTGCAACGACTCAAATTCCTCTCTCAAGGGCAGAAAATTCTGATCATAGGCGCTGGTGGAGCTGCGAAAGGTGTATTGTCTCCTTTGTTATCATTGGGCTGCTCAGTCACTATTACTAACCGAACATTCGAACGTGCTCAAATAATCGCAAATACATTTTCTTTACTAGGTGATATTCGGGCTATTGAAATGAGTGAGCTTGGCCTCATTACCCCAGACTTTGATATTATTATTAATGCAACAGCTTCTGGCCTTGATGGGCAAATTCCGGCTATTTCACCATTGATTTTTCAAAATAATAGTGTGTGTTACGACATGTATTACCAACATGGATTAACTCCTTTTCTTACGTTTGCTCATCAAAATGGTATTTCACGTTTGGCTGATGGTTTAGGTATGTTGGTAGGGCAGGCTGCGTATTCTTTTGAATTATGGCATGGAGTATTCCCCGAAATAGAATCTGTTTTAACGACCTTAAGACGGGAATTACATGCATGA
- the tsaC gene encoding L-threonylcarbamoyladenylate synthase type 1 TsaC codes for MSHVISPVFNEVITALKEEKVIAYPTEAVFGLGCDPDSENAVQELLALKNRSWEKGLILIADKYERLCTYIDDEQINDTQKETIFSSWPGPVTWVIPAKVTTPKWLTGKFSTLAVRVTDHPLVRQLCAIYEKPLVSTSANLSGLAPCRSVEEVRQQFGNRVPILGGEVGGRENPSEIRDALTGKLYRQG; via the coding sequence ATGAGTCACGTAATCTCACCAGTATTTAATGAAGTTATCACGGCCTTAAAAGAAGAAAAAGTTATTGCTTATCCAACTGAAGCCGTTTTTGGATTAGGGTGTGATCCTGATAGTGAAAATGCAGTGCAAGAGCTGTTAGCGTTGAAAAATAGGTCTTGGGAGAAAGGGCTAATTCTTATTGCTGATAAGTATGAGAGACTATGTACTTACATTGATGATGAACAAATAAATGATACACAGAAAGAAACCATATTCTCATCTTGGCCGGGTCCTGTTACATGGGTAATTCCCGCGAAAGTAACTACACCAAAATGGTTGACTGGCAAATTTTCAACATTGGCTGTTCGAGTTACGGATCATCCTTTGGTTCGGCAGTTATGCGCTATATATGAAAAACCACTTGTTTCGACCAGTGCGAATCTAAGCGGATTAGCTCCGTGTCGTAGTGTAGAAGAAGTCCGCCAGCAATTTGGCAATCGTGTCCCAATATTAGGCGGAGAAGTTGGCGGGCGTGAGAATCCATCAGAAATCAGGGATGCATTAACTGGCAAATTATATCGGCAAGGATAA
- a CDS encoding topoisomerase DNA-binding C4 zinc finger domain-containing protein, which produces MSKKVPFTIKKIERCPECDAELVIRNGVHGPFYSCSSYPSCHYLRPLKAQVDGHIVKELGGQICPKCGNTLVLRQGRYGMFIGCGRYPECEYTELIDKPDDTSINCPQCQQGKLLQRKSRFGKTFYSCSRYPECQFALNNKPTSGECMFCHYPLLIEKRTSQGIRLFCASKLCSKQQFNEIEK; this is translated from the coding sequence ATGTCTAAGAAAGTACCGTTTACTATAAAAAAAATAGAGCGTTGCCCTGAGTGTGATGCTGAGTTAGTGATCCGCAATGGAGTCCATGGCCCATTTTATTCGTGTTCCAGTTATCCATCTTGCCATTATCTGCGTCCTTTGAAAGCACAAGTAGATGGACATATTGTTAAAGAGTTGGGTGGGCAAATCTGTCCGAAATGTGGGAATACTTTAGTCTTACGTCAAGGGCGTTACGGTATGTTCATTGGCTGTGGCCGTTATCCTGAATGTGAATATACAGAATTAATTGATAAACCAGATGATACGTCAATTAATTGTCCTCAGTGCCAGCAAGGAAAACTACTCCAGCGTAAGTCTCGTTTTGGTAAGACATTTTATTCCTGTAGTCGCTATCCAGAGTGTCAGTTTGCACTTAATAATAAGCCCACTTCAGGTGAATGTATGTTTTGTCACTATCCATTGTTAATAGAAAAGCGCACCTCCCAAGGCATAAGATTATTTTGTGCCAGTAAATTGTGTAGCAAGCAGCAATTTAACGAAATTGAGAAATGA
- the dprA gene encoding DNA-protecting protein DprA, with the protein MEAMEMWLRMKMVSHLSAAKAMHIMDRLLQTKNCSISSLKACGLSSAQCLQFMKANSSVLISTLNWLEQPDHHLLTFSHPAYPPLLKQIHSPPLVLFVVGDVSILSQKQISMVGSRAATFYGEKWGKIFASDLAKNNLVITSGLAIGIDGICHQAALDVGGKTVAVLGSGLKNIYPSRHKSLAMHIKENGALVSEFFPDAPPKAKHFPRRNRIISGLCLALLIVEAHKNSGSLITARCALEQGRDIFTLPGPLGTSANEGNHWLIKQGAYLATNVMDIMEHISSSFQWINIDEKDQEEENKQFGQTELPFMDVLVNVSSEVTPIDVIAQRSSLPVTKVMTKLLELELMGKVAVVAGGYVRIN; encoded by the coding sequence ATGGAAGCGATGGAAATGTGGTTAAGAATGAAAATGGTCTCTCATCTTTCAGCAGCGAAGGCCATGCATATTATGGATCGCCTGTTACAAACGAAAAATTGCAGTATATCTTCCCTTAAAGCATGTGGCCTGTCATCTGCGCAATGCTTGCAATTTATGAAAGCTAACTCTTCCGTGCTGATTTCGACTCTCAATTGGTTAGAGCAACCAGATCATCATTTATTGACCTTCTCTCATCCCGCATATCCGCCTTTATTAAAGCAAATACACTCTCCACCTCTTGTTCTTTTTGTTGTAGGTGATGTATCTATCTTATCTCAAAAACAAATTTCAATGGTTGGTAGTAGGGCTGCGACTTTTTATGGAGAAAAATGGGGAAAGATATTTGCCAGCGACTTGGCAAAAAATAATCTGGTAATAACTAGTGGGTTGGCGATTGGTATTGATGGTATCTGTCATCAGGCAGCATTGGATGTGGGAGGGAAAACAGTAGCAGTGCTTGGTAGTGGCCTTAAAAATATCTACCCCAGCAGACATAAGTCTTTGGCCATGCATATCAAAGAAAATGGTGCATTAGTTTCCGAATTTTTTCCTGATGCGCCACCTAAAGCCAAACATTTCCCAAGGAGAAATCGAATTATTAGTGGGTTATGTTTGGCTCTTCTGATTGTGGAAGCTCATAAAAATAGCGGATCACTGATTACTGCTCGTTGTGCTCTTGAACAAGGACGAGACATTTTTACCTTACCTGGCCCATTGGGGACTTCCGCAAATGAAGGCAATCATTGGTTAATTAAGCAAGGGGCTTATTTGGCAACAAATGTAATGGATATTATGGAGCATATTAGCTCTTCTTTTCAATGGATTAACATCGACGAAAAAGATCAGGAGGAAGAAAATAAACAATTTGGACAAACAGAGTTGCCATTTATGGATGTGCTGGTTAACGTAAGTAGTGAAGTTACACCTATTGATGTGATTGCTCAGCGCTCTTCCCTGCCTGTTACAAAAGTCATGACTAAATTATTGGAATTGGAGCTTATGGGAAAAGTTGCTGTTGTTGCTGGTGGGTATGTCCGAATTAATTAA
- the def gene encoding peptide deformylase, whose protein sequence is MSVLQILHYPNERLRTVAKPVEKVDAEIQRIVDDMFETMYAEEGIGLAATQVDIHQRIIVIDVSEDRDQRLVLINPELINKTGETGIEEGCLSVPEQRGFVPRSEQVKIKALDYNGQPFELEADGLLAICIQHEMDHLVGKLFVDYLSPLKRQRIRQKVEKIDRLRAKNK, encoded by the coding sequence ATGTCAGTTTTACAAATATTACATTATCCAAACGAGCGACTTCGCACAGTTGCCAAGCCAGTAGAAAAAGTCGATGCAGAAATCCAGCGTATCGTTGATGATATGTTTGAAACGATGTATGCAGAGGAAGGTATTGGTTTAGCGGCAACACAAGTCGATATACATCAGAGAATTATTGTCATTGACGTCTCTGAGGATCGTGATCAACGTCTTGTTCTGATTAACCCAGAATTGATTAATAAAACCGGTGAAACAGGAATAGAAGAAGGTTGTTTATCTGTTCCTGAACAGCGTGGATTTGTGCCTCGCTCTGAGCAAGTAAAAATTAAGGCCTTAGACTATAACGGTCAACCATTTGAGTTAGAAGCCGATGGATTACTGGCAATCTGTATTCAACATGAAATGGATCATTTAGTCGGTAAACTCTTTGTTGATTATTTATCACCATTGAAACGCCAACGCATCCGTCAGAAAGTTGAAAAAATTGACCGACTGAGAGCTAAAAACAAATAA
- the fmt gene encoding methionyl-tRNA formyltransferase, with product MSDSLRIIFAGTPDFAARHLAALLNSQHQVVGVLTPPDKPAGRGKKLTPNPVKVLAEKHDLPVFQPKTLRIEESQQWVMGQQADIMIVVAYGLILPQAVLDIPRLGCLNVHGSLLPRWRGAAPIQRSIWAGDQETGVTIMQMDAGLDTGDMLLKAICPITNEDTSASLYEKLANIGPEALLNTLDLITSGACQPEIQDSTLATYAEKLSKEEAKVDWNLPAIQIERCIRAFNPWPMSFFLIDDQPIKIWQSEVIARQTTQAPGTIISADKKGIQIATADEILNITQLQPPGKKAMSATELLNSKREWFTPGSKIN from the coding sequence GTGTCTGATTCTTTACGTATTATTTTTGCCGGAACGCCTGATTTCGCGGCTCGCCATTTGGCTGCTTTATTAAACTCTCAACACCAGGTTGTTGGAGTGCTTACTCCACCAGACAAGCCGGCAGGAAGAGGTAAGAAACTGACACCAAATCCTGTAAAGGTATTGGCTGAAAAACATGATCTTCCTGTTTTCCAGCCAAAAACCTTACGCATAGAGGAAAGCCAGCAATGGGTCATGGGGCAACAAGCTGATATTATGATCGTTGTTGCCTATGGCTTAATTCTTCCTCAAGCCGTTTTAGATATACCACGCTTGGGATGCCTGAATGTCCACGGCTCTTTGCTACCTCGCTGGCGTGGTGCTGCACCCATTCAACGCTCCATTTGGGCTGGCGACCAAGAAACTGGCGTCACTATCATGCAAATGGATGCAGGACTCGATACTGGTGATATGCTATTGAAAGCCATTTGCCCAATTACAAATGAAGATACCAGTGCCAGCTTGTACGAAAAACTTGCCAATATTGGGCCAGAAGCCTTACTCAACACCTTAGATTTAATTACATCAGGAGCATGTCAACCTGAAATTCAGGATAGCACACTTGCAACCTACGCCGAAAAACTGAGCAAAGAAGAAGCAAAAGTAGATTGGAATTTACCTGCAATTCAAATTGAGCGTTGTATTCGTGCTTTCAACCCTTGGCCTATGAGCTTCTTCTTAATTGATGATCAACCAATTAAGATCTGGCAATCAGAAGTCATTGCAAGGCAAACCACCCAAGCTCCTGGAACAATTATCAGTGCGGATAAAAAAGGTATTCAAATTGCAACTGCAGATGAGATATTAAATATTACTCAGTTGCAACCACCGGGTAAGAAAGCAATGTCGGCTACCGAACTCTTAAACTCAAAACGTGAGTGGTTTACACCTGGTAGCAAAATCAACTGA
- the rsmB gene encoding 16S rRNA (cytosine(967)-C(5))-methyltransferase RsmB gives MKNTYNLRSIAAKAITQVLEQGQSLSTVIPELQQQVSDKDKALLQEICFGVMRVLPQLEWFISQLMAKPLKGKQRIFHYLIMVGIYQLIYTRIPAHAALAETVNGATNLKRPQLKGVINGVLRQFQRQQQELIEQTNNQHLHPKWLLEHIQKAYPQNWQAIVDANNQKPPMWLRVNQLHHTTKEYLALLEEANIEAELDINHPSAIRLMVPYPVSALPGFSQGWVTIQDRSAQGCAELLSPCDGESILDLCAAPGGKTTHILEIAPKSKVLAIDIDEQRIKRVKENLQRLKLHAVIKTGDGRLPHEWATDKQFDRILLDAPCSATGVIRRHPDIKWLRRNEDIEQLVTLQSEILDAIWPYLKRNGTLVYATCSILPQENSEQIKAFLTRHPDAVLSKTDNSDSPGTQIIPEAIGGDGFFYARLTKQ, from the coding sequence ATGAAAAATACATATAACCTGAGAAGCATCGCTGCAAAAGCAATTACTCAAGTGCTTGAGCAAGGGCAATCCCTCAGCACCGTTATACCTGAACTCCAACAACAAGTTTCTGATAAAGACAAAGCGTTGCTGCAAGAGATCTGTTTTGGTGTGATGCGAGTATTACCTCAGCTTGAGTGGTTTATCAGTCAGCTCATGGCAAAGCCATTGAAAGGAAAACAACGGATTTTCCACTACCTAATCATGGTTGGTATATATCAGCTTATATATACACGTATACCTGCACACGCTGCGCTTGCCGAAACCGTTAATGGTGCAACTAATTTAAAACGACCACAGTTAAAAGGAGTGATTAATGGTGTTCTTCGCCAGTTTCAGCGCCAACAACAAGAATTAATCGAACAGACAAATAATCAACACCTACATCCCAAATGGCTGTTAGAACACATTCAAAAAGCATACCCACAAAATTGGCAAGCGATAGTGGATGCCAACAACCAAAAACCGCCTATGTGGTTGCGAGTCAACCAACTCCACCATACGACAAAAGAATATCTTGCACTATTAGAAGAAGCTAATATAGAAGCAGAATTAGATATCAACCATCCTAGTGCCATTCGTCTTATGGTCCCCTACCCTGTCAGTGCCCTACCCGGATTTAGCCAAGGCTGGGTAACTATTCAGGATCGCTCCGCGCAGGGATGTGCTGAACTCTTAAGCCCATGTGACGGTGAATCTATACTGGATCTTTGCGCTGCACCTGGCGGAAAAACTACTCATATACTCGAAATAGCACCAAAATCTAAGGTTCTCGCTATCGATATTGATGAACAACGCATTAAGCGAGTAAAAGAAAATTTACAACGACTTAAGTTGCATGCTGTCATCAAAACAGGTGATGGACGCCTTCCGCACGAGTGGGCTACTGATAAACAATTTGATCGTATTCTTCTTGACGCACCGTGTTCTGCTACAGGGGTTATTCGCCGTCACCCTGACATAAAATGGCTACGTCGGAATGAAGATATAGAGCAATTAGTTACATTACAATCTGAAATCCTTGATGCTATTTGGCCATATTTAAAGCGAAATGGCACATTGGTTTATGCTACTTGCTCAATTTTACCTCAGGAAAATAGTGAGCAAATAAAGGCATTTTTAACTCGTCATCCCGATGCAGTATTATCAAAAACTGACAATTCGGATTCTCCTGGAACACAAATTATTCCAGAAGCTATAGGCGGTGACGGCTTCTTTTATGCCCGACTAACTAAGCAATAA
- the trkA gene encoding Trk system potassium transporter TrkA encodes MKIIILGAGQVGGTLAENLVDENNDITVVDTDTDRLRQLQDKFDLRVVNGHGSHPKVLKEAGAEDADMLIAVTNSDETNMVACQIAYSLFNTPNKVARIRSSEYIRESEKLFQPDDIPIDYLISPEQLVIDYIYKLIQYPGALQVVNFAEGRVSIVAVKAYYGGSLVGNALSSLREHMPHIDSKVAAIFRQDRPIRPQGSTIIEAGDEVFFVAASQHIRAVMSELQRLEKPYKRIMIVGGGNVGAGLALRLEKDYSVKLIEHNQKRAIELAELLHDTIVFYGDASDQELLAEEHIEQVDVFIALTNDDEANIMSAMLAKRMGAKKAMVLIQRSAYVDLVQGGVIDIAISPQQATVSALLGHVRKADIVSVFSLRRGVAEAIEAIAHGDEHTSKVVGRKIGDIKLPPGTTIGAIVRNEEVIIANDYSIIQQGDHVIMFITDKKFVPEVEKLFQPSPFFL; translated from the coding sequence ATGAAGATAATCATTCTGGGTGCTGGTCAAGTCGGTGGAACATTAGCCGAGAATTTGGTTGATGAAAATAATGATATTACTGTTGTTGATACCGATACAGATCGCCTACGCCAGTTACAGGATAAATTCGATCTCCGAGTTGTCAATGGCCATGGCTCCCATCCCAAGGTATTGAAGGAAGCAGGCGCTGAAGATGCTGATATGTTAATAGCTGTCACAAATTCAGATGAAACCAATATGGTTGCATGTCAAATTGCCTATTCCTTATTTAATACACCTAATAAAGTCGCTAGGATACGCTCATCAGAATATATTCGGGAATCAGAAAAATTATTTCAACCTGATGATATTCCTATTGATTATCTAATATCTCCTGAACAATTGGTTATTGATTACATCTATAAATTGATTCAATACCCAGGAGCATTACAAGTTGTTAATTTTGCTGAAGGGCGTGTCAGTATTGTCGCAGTTAAAGCCTATTATGGTGGTTCACTGGTAGGTAATGCCTTATCCTCACTCCGAGAACATATGCCACATATTGATAGCAAAGTTGCTGCAATATTTCGTCAAGATCGCCCTATCAGGCCACAAGGTTCAACAATTATTGAAGCTGGAGATGAAGTTTTCTTCGTTGCAGCATCACAACATATCAGAGCCGTAATGAGCGAATTACAACGCCTTGAAAAACCGTATAAACGTATCATGATTGTTGGTGGTGGTAATGTTGGTGCAGGCTTAGCCTTACGACTTGAAAAAGATTACAGCGTTAAGCTAATTGAGCATAACCAAAAAAGAGCCATTGAATTAGCTGAACTATTGCACGATACCATCGTTTTTTATGGTGATGCTTCAGACCAAGAATTGCTAGCTGAAGAACACATTGAACAAGTTGACGTCTTTATAGCGCTAACGAATGATGATGAAGCTAACATTATGTCAGCCATGCTTGCAAAACGAATGGGAGCCAAAAAAGCAATGGTTCTTATCCAACGCAGTGCATATGTTGATTTAGTACAAGGCGGGGTTATTGATATTGCAATTTCACCTCAACAAGCAACAGTATCGGCTCTACTTGGCCATGTCCGTAAAGCAGACATTGTCAGTGTGTTCTCATTAAGAAGAGGAGTTGCTGAAGCTATCGAAGCTATCGCTCATGGCGATGAACATACTTCAAAAGTTGTTGGACGTAAGATAGGTGATATCAAACTACCACCAGGAACAACAATCGGTGCCATTGTTCGCAATGAAGAAGTTATCATTGCTAATGACTACAGTATTATTCAACAAGGTGATCATGTAATCATGTTTATTACTGACAAAAAATTTGTTCCTGAAGTAGAAAAGCTTTTCCAGCCAAGTCCCTTCTTCCTGTAA
- a CDS encoding alternative ribosome-rescue factor A has product MTTYSHKKGVIKDNAIEALLHDPLFRQRVEKNKKGKGSYNRKEKHGKKGGWEANDNNFFKLLSLAF; this is encoded by the coding sequence ATGACAACATACAGCCATAAAAAAGGTGTTATCAAAGATAATGCTATAGAGGCCTTATTACATGACCCTTTGTTTAGACAGAGAGTAGAGAAAAATAAAAAAGGTAAAGGAAGTTATAATCGTAAAGAAAAGCATGGTAAAAAAGGTGGTTGGGAGGCCAATGATAATAATTTTTTTAAGTTGTTATCATTGGCCTTCTAA
- the zntR gene encoding Zn(2+)-responsive transcriptional regulator produces the protein MYRIGQLAKLADVTPDTIRFYEKQGLMFHGERTESGYRLYTEQDLQRLRFIRYAKQLGFTLEAIVELLSIRVDPEHHTCKESKHIVDSRLREVEEKLLEMQKMRDSLKMLSDACCGSMHVSTYCSILEILEEGATNR, from the coding sequence ATGTATCGCATCGGTCAGTTGGCTAAATTAGCAGATGTAACACCTGATACTATCCGCTTTTATGAAAAGCAAGGATTGATGTTCCATGGAGAGAGAACGGAAAGTGGTTATAGACTCTATACTGAACAGGATCTACAGCGATTACGTTTTATTCGCTATGCAAAACAATTAGGTTTTACACTGGAAGCAATTGTAGAACTATTATCTATTCGGGTTGATCCTGAGCATCATACATGCAAGGAATCAAAACATATTGTTGATTCTAGATTGCGAGAGGTTGAAGAAAAATTATTAGAAATGCAAAAAATGCGTGATTCTTTGAAAATGTTGAGTGACGCTTGTTGTGGTAGTATGCACGTTAGTACATATTGTTCTATATTGGAAATTTTGGAAGAAGGTGCGACAAACAGATAA
- the rplQ gene encoding 50S ribosomal protein L17, which translates to MRHRKSGRQLNRNSSHRQAMFRNMAGSLVRHEIIKTTLPKAKELRRVVEPLITLAKTDSVANRRLAFARTRDNEIVAKLFNELGPRFASRAGGYTRILKCGFRAGDNAPMAYIELVDRAAESQTEAASAE; encoded by the coding sequence ATGCGCCATCGTAAGAGTGGTCGTCAATTGAACCGCAACAGCAGCCATCGCCAAGCTATGTTCCGTAACATGGCAGGTTCTTTAGTTCGTCATGAAATTATCAAGACGACTCTGCCTAAAGCGAAAGAACTGCGTCGCGTCGTTGAGCCGCTGATTACTCTTGCCAAGACCGACAGCGTAGCTAATCGTCGTCTGGCATTCGCCCGTACTCGTGATAATGAGATCGTGGCAAAACTGTTTAATGAACTGGGCCCGCGTTTTGCAAGCCGTGCAGGTGGTTACACTCGTATTCTGAAGTGTGGCTTCCGTGCTGGTGACAATGCACCGATGGCATACATCGAGCTTGTTGATCGTGCAGCAGAGTCTCAGACAGAAGCAGCATCTGCAGAGTAA
- a CDS encoding DNA-directed RNA polymerase subunit alpha produces MQGSVTEFLKPRLVDIEQVSSTHAKVTLEPLERGFGHTLGNALRRILLSSMPGCAVTEVEIDGVLHEYSTKEGVQEDILEILLNLKGLAVKVQGKDEVILTLNKSGIGPVTAADIIHDGDVEIVKPQHVICHLTDESASISMRIKVQRGRGYVPASARIHSEEDERPIGRLLVDACYSPVERIAYNVEAARVEQRTDLDKLVIEMETNGTIDPEEAIRRAATILAEQLEAFVDLRDVRQPEVKEEKPEFDPILLRPVDDLELTVRSANCLKAEAIHYIGDLVQRTEVELLKTPNLGKKSLTEIKDVLASRGLSLGMRLENWPPASIADE; encoded by the coding sequence ATGCAGGGTTCTGTGACAGAGTTTCTAAAACCGCGCCTGGTAGATATCGAGCAAGTCAGTTCGACGCACGCCAAGGTGACCCTTGAGCCATTAGAGCGTGGCTTTGGCCATACTCTTGGCAACGCACTGCGCCGTATTCTGCTTTCGTCTATGCCGGGTTGTGCGGTGACTGAGGTTGAGATTGATGGTGTACTGCATGAGTACAGCACCAAAGAAGGTGTACAGGAAGATATCCTGGAGATTCTCCTCAATCTGAAAGGGCTGGCGGTGAAAGTTCAGGGTAAAGATGAAGTTATCCTTACTTTGAATAAATCTGGCATTGGCCCTGTGACTGCAGCCGATATCATCCATGATGGTGATGTCGAAATCGTCAAGCCGCAGCACGTAATCTGCCATCTGACTGACGAAAGCGCTTCCATTAGTATGCGTATTAAAGTTCAGCGCGGTCGTGGATATGTGCCGGCTTCTGCCCGAATTCATTCGGAAGAAGATGAGCGCCCTATCGGTCGTTTGTTAGTAGATGCTTGCTATAGCCCAGTAGAGCGTATCGCCTACAATGTTGAAGCAGCTCGTGTAGAACAGCGTACTGACCTGGATAAGCTGGTTATCGAGATGGAAACTAACGGTACAATCGATCCTGAAGAAGCGATTCGCCGTGCAGCTACCATTCTGGCTGAACAACTAGAAGCTTTCGTTGACTTACGTGATGTACGTCAACCAGAAGTAAAAGAAGAGAAGCCAGAGTTTGATCCGATCCTGCTGCGCCCTGTTGACGATCTGGAATTGACTGTCCGCTCTGCTAACTGCCTTAAAGCAGAAGCTATCCACTACATCGGTGATCTGGTACAGCGTACTGAAGTTGAGTTACTTAAAACACCTAACTTGGGTAAAAAATCTCTTACTGAGATTAAAGACGTACTGGCTTCACGTGGACTTTCTCTGGGCATGCGTCTGGAAAACTGGCCACCAGCAAGTATTGCTGATGAATAA